From one Chryseobacterium sp. 3008163 genomic stretch:
- a CDS encoding VWA domain-containing protein, with protein MFNFEFYSPWFLFLFLLFIPLLVRDISRKKLKGIKVPTVQNMNASSGILPVLFLLKISKYIILSCLFIAMARPRTFTISQDRDDTKGVDIMFAVDVSLSMLSKDLSPDRLTALKEIAIQFVEKRPNDRIGVVTYASEAFTKVPVTSDHQVVIDELKNLNTAELYPGTAIGEGLSVAVNHLRTSKAKSKIIILMTDGVNNVQNAIAPQIAAELARSNDIKVYSIGVGTNGVALMPTEVDIFGDLVFTETQVQIDEPVLREIAEATGGKYFRATSNSSLEEVYSEINQLEKTDVKVSKLYNYQEYFTIFLWAALGMLFFDALLRWVLYKFLS; from the coding sequence ATGTTTAATTTCGAGTTTTACAGTCCGTGGTTTTTATTTCTTTTCCTTTTGTTTATCCCTTTGTTAGTTAGAGATATCAGCAGAAAAAAACTGAAAGGAATCAAAGTTCCTACCGTTCAGAATATGAACGCAAGCAGTGGAATTTTACCTGTTTTATTTTTGCTTAAAATTTCAAAGTATATCATTCTATCATGTCTTTTCATTGCAATGGCGAGACCGAGAACGTTTACAATCTCTCAGGACAGAGACGATACCAAAGGGGTAGATATTATGTTTGCGGTAGACGTTTCACTGAGTATGTTGTCTAAAGATCTTTCACCAGACCGATTGACAGCATTGAAAGAAATTGCCATTCAGTTTGTTGAAAAGCGCCCGAATGACCGAATTGGAGTGGTGACGTATGCTTCTGAAGCTTTTACCAAAGTTCCCGTGACTTCTGATCATCAGGTGGTGATCGACGAACTGAAAAACCTGAACACTGCTGAGCTTTACCCCGGAACAGCCATTGGTGAAGGACTTTCTGTTGCGGTAAACCACCTTCGTACAAGCAAAGCAAAGAGTAAAATAATTATTCTGATGACGGATGGGGTGAATAATGTCCAAAATGCCATTGCGCCACAAATCGCTGCAGAACTGGCGAGAAGTAATGATATTAAAGTGTATTCAATTGGTGTAGGAACCAATGGTGTTGCTTTGATGCCGACTGAAGTTGATATTTTTGGAGACTTGGTTTTTACCGAAACTCAGGTTCAGATTGACGAACCTGTTTTGAGAGAAATCGCTGAGGCAACCGGCGGGAAATATTTCCGTGCTACGTCAAACAGCAGTTTGGAGGAGGTTTACAGCGAAATTAATCAGCTTGAAAAGACTGATGTGAAAGTTTCAAAACTTTACAATTATCAGGAATATTTTACAATTTTCCTTTGGGCTGCTTTGGGAATGCTGTTTTTTGACGCATTATTGAGATGGGTATTATATAAATTTTTAAGCTGA
- a CDS encoding AAA family ATPase, giving the protein MSDSYQAEDIRQLTEKVREQNYFFSLLRQEINKVIIGQEYMIDRLLVGLLGNGHVLLEGVPGLAKTLAIKTLAEAVHGDFSRIQFTPDLLPADVVGTMIYNIKENDFSIKRGPVFANFVLADEINRAPAKVQSALLEVMQEKQVTIGDETMHLPKPFLVLATQNPIDQEGTYLLPEAQSDRFMLKCTIDYPEFEDERKVMRMVSTSHQYDVKPVISLQNIVEAKSIVNQIYLDEKIEKYILDMVFATRFPERYGLSELKNYISFGASPRASINLAIASRAYAFLKGRAFVIPEDVKELAKDVLRHRIGLTFEAEAEEITSEEIVNRILAKIQAP; this is encoded by the coding sequence ATGTCAGATTCATATCAAGCAGAAGACATTCGTCAACTCACAGAAAAAGTAAGAGAACAGAATTATTTCTTTTCACTTTTGAGGCAGGAAATCAACAAAGTAATTATCGGACAAGAATACATGATAGACCGACTTTTGGTTGGGCTTCTCGGTAATGGTCACGTTTTACTTGAAGGGGTTCCCGGGTTGGCAAAAACATTGGCGATAAAAACCTTGGCGGAGGCTGTTCATGGTGATTTTTCAAGAATTCAGTTTACGCCAGATTTGCTTCCTGCAGATGTTGTGGGAACGATGATTTATAATATTAAAGAAAACGATTTTTCTATAAAAAGAGGTCCTGTTTTCGCGAACTTCGTGCTTGCTGATGAGATCAACAGGGCTCCGGCAAAGGTTCAGTCGGCACTTTTGGAGGTGATGCAGGAAAAGCAGGTGACGATTGGTGATGAAACGATGCATCTTCCAAAACCATTTTTAGTTTTGGCAACGCAAAACCCGATTGACCAAGAAGGAACTTATTTGTTGCCTGAAGCACAAAGCGATCGTTTCATGCTGAAATGTACTATTGATTATCCCGAGTTTGAGGATGAGAGAAAAGTGATGAGAATGGTTTCTACATCCCATCAGTACGATGTAAAACCTGTGATTTCTTTGCAAAATATTGTTGAAGCTAAGTCAATCGTCAACCAGATTTATTTGGATGAAAAAATTGAGAAATATATTCTCGATATGGTTTTTGCAACCCGTTTTCCGGAAAGATATGGTCTTTCAGAATTGAAGAATTATATCAGTTTCGGAGCTTCACCAAGAGCATCGATCAACTTGGCAATCGCTTCAAGAGCGTACGCATTTTTAAAAGGAAGAGCATTTGTAATTCCTGAAGATGTAAAAGAATTGGCAAAAGATGTCTTAAGACACAGAATTGGATTAACCTTTGAGGCTGAAGCCGAAGAAATTACTTCTGAGGAAATTGTGAATAGAATTTTGGCTAAAATACAAGCGCCATAA
- a CDS encoding YpdA family putative bacillithiol disulfide reductase, producing MEIVDILIIGAGPIGLNCALEAKKNNLSYLIIEKGTIVNSLYNYPLYMRFFSTAEKLEIDEIPFISAAPKPGRQEALEYYQGIARQKNLNINLYEKVLNISKKEEIFEIETSKSKYLAKNVIISTGFYDIPNLMNIPGEHLEKVKHYYTEPYPYAKQKIVVVGSSNSSVDTALETYRKGAEVTMIIRHSEISKNVKYWVKPDIENRIAEGSIKAHFNSELLEIKESSVIFKNENGKIQEIENDFVLAMTGYLPDFEFLKNSRIDLQGECLNPVYDSKTMETNIPNLYLAGVVCGGKDTHLWFIENSRIHAEMIVGNILYNQK from the coding sequence ATGGAAATTGTAGATATTCTGATTATCGGAGCCGGACCCATCGGTTTAAATTGCGCCTTGGAAGCCAAAAAAAACAACCTCAGTTATTTGATCATAGAAAAAGGAACCATTGTCAATTCGTTGTACAATTATCCTTTGTACATGAGATTTTTTTCGACTGCCGAAAAATTAGAGATTGATGAAATTCCGTTTATCTCTGCAGCTCCGAAACCCGGAAGACAAGAAGCTTTAGAATATTATCAGGGAATTGCGAGGCAGAAAAATCTGAATATCAATTTGTATGAAAAGGTTTTAAATATATCTAAAAAAGAAGAAATATTTGAAATTGAAACTTCTAAATCAAAATATTTGGCAAAAAACGTCATCATTTCTACAGGTTTCTACGACATCCCAAATTTGATGAATATTCCCGGAGAACATTTAGAAAAAGTAAAACATTACTACACCGAACCTTATCCTTACGCTAAACAAAAAATCGTGGTCGTTGGCTCAAGCAATTCTTCTGTTGATACTGCTTTAGAAACATATAGAAAAGGTGCTGAAGTGACGATGATTATCCGTCATTCTGAGATTTCTAAGAATGTAAAATATTGGGTAAAACCTGATATTGAAAACAGAATTGCAGAAGGAAGCATTAAAGCCCATTTCAATTCGGAATTGTTAGAAATCAAGGAAAGCTCTGTTATTTTTAAAAATGAAAATGGCAAAATTCAGGAAATTGAAAATGACTTTGTGTTGGCAATGACCGGCTATCTTCCAGACTTTGAATTCCTGAAAAATTCAAGAATTGACCTTCAGGGCGAATGTTTAAATCCTGTTTATGATTCTAAAACTATGGAAACCAATATCCCAAACTTGTATTTGGCAGGTGTGGTTTGTGGCGGAAAAGACACGCACCTTTGGTTTATTGAAAACTCTAGAATTCATGCGGAGATGATTGTAGGAAACATTCTTTATAATCAGAAATAA
- a CDS encoding DinB family protein: protein MNYHFQAHRQVRKNLLDILRDTSHEDLLLIPDGFNNNLYWNIAHTVATQQLLHYYLSGNPFRIDNYWIETYKKGTMPNLNVQKSEVEDLEFLLTETSKILMKDYDSDFFSDYTPYTTSFGMDLKSIQDAIIFNNMHESLHYGYAMAIKRAILGEKS from the coding sequence ATGAATTATCATTTTCAAGCTCACAGACAGGTTAGAAAAAACCTTTTGGATATCTTGCGGGACACTTCTCACGAAGACCTTTTATTAATCCCCGATGGTTTTAATAACAATCTGTATTGGAATATTGCCCACACCGTTGCCACACAGCAATTGCTGCATTATTACCTAAGCGGAAATCCGTTCAGAATTGATAATTATTGGATCGAAACCTACAAAAAAGGAACGATGCCCAATCTGAATGTGCAGAAGTCTGAAGTGGAAGATTTGGAATTTCTATTAACCGAAACTTCAAAGATTTTAATGAAAGATTATGACAGCGATTTCTTTTCAGATTACACACCCTACACCACAAGTTTTGGGATGGATTTGAAAAGCATTCAGGATGCTATCATTTTTAATAATATGCATGAAAGCCTGCACTATGGCTATGCAATGGCGATAAAGAGAGCAATTTTAGGAGAAAAGTCTTAA
- a CDS encoding glycosyl transferase family 1, giving the protein MQGKKILIITYYWPPAGGPGVQRWLKFAKYLPEFGWKPIIFTPENPSYPLIDESLMKDVPKDLEIIKTKIWEPYQLAEKLNKSNKKFKAGQFDVGNNQSWKSKLSIWVRGNFFIPDARVFWVNPSVKFLEQYLKINKIDVVVTSGPPHSLHLIGLNLKKKFPNIKWIADFRDPWTEISYYKHLKLTNKSDKKHRQLESEVFRNADITLATSYTDAENFRKNGANAVCITNGFDESDSSNSKTLKPSNSQAKFTLSYIGVLEQLRNPENLWKTLDDLVKTNNDFAENFKLKFVGRIDDKILSSIENSNLKNHIDNLGYLSHDKAIDEMANSSMLLITNFPNDSSKGIIPGKIFEYLATGKQIISFGPNDADVSKILNETKAGKHFGYHDSETIKQFISEKFELWKARNLLENTGNIEQFSRRNLTKQLSKIL; this is encoded by the coding sequence ATGCAAGGAAAAAAAATCCTTATCATCACCTACTACTGGCCGCCTGCAGGTGGACCAGGCGTTCAGCGGTGGTTAAAGTTTGCAAAATATTTACCGGAATTTGGTTGGAAACCAATCATCTTCACCCCGGAAAATCCAAGTTATCCTTTGATTGATGAAAGTTTAATGAAAGATGTTCCTAAAGATTTAGAAATTATAAAAACTAAAATCTGGGAACCTTATCAGTTAGCGGAAAAGCTTAATAAAAGCAATAAAAAATTCAAGGCCGGACAGTTTGATGTGGGAAATAACCAGAGCTGGAAATCTAAATTATCAATTTGGGTTCGTGGAAACTTTTTCATTCCCGATGCCAGAGTTTTTTGGGTAAATCCTTCTGTGAAATTTTTAGAACAATATTTAAAAATAAACAAGATTGATGTAGTTGTCACTTCTGGGCCTCCACACTCATTGCATTTGATTGGTTTAAATTTAAAAAAGAAATTCCCTAATATCAAATGGATTGCAGATTTCCGTGATCCCTGGACAGAAATTTCGTACTACAAACATCTAAAACTCACCAATAAATCTGATAAAAAACACCGTCAATTAGAAAGCGAGGTTTTCAGAAATGCAGATATTACTCTTGCCACTAGCTATACCGATGCTGAAAATTTCAGAAAAAACGGAGCTAATGCAGTGTGTATTACAAACGGTTTTGATGAAAGCGACTCCTCAAACTCAAAAACTCTCAAACCTTCAAATTCTCAAGCAAAATTCACGCTCAGCTACATAGGCGTTCTTGAACAATTGAGAAACCCTGAAAACCTTTGGAAAACACTTGATGATTTAGTGAAAACAAATAATGATTTTGCAGAGAATTTCAAATTGAAATTTGTCGGGAGAATTGATGATAAGATTTTAAGTTCTATTGAAAATTCAAACTTAAAAAATCACATTGATAATCTCGGATATCTCTCACACGATAAAGCAATTGATGAGATGGCCAATTCTTCAATGTTACTGATTACCAATTTCCCCAACGATTCTTCAAAAGGAATTATCCCAGGGAAAATATTTGAATATTTGGCTACCGGAAAACAGATTATTTCGTTTGGTCCCAATGACGCGGATGTTTCAAAAATTTTAAATGAAACAAAAGCCGGAAAGCATTTCGGTTATCATGATTCTGAAACGATTAAGCAATTTATCTCAGAGAAATTTGAACTTTGGAAAGCCAGAAATCTTTTAGAAAATACTGGAAATATTGAACAGTTTTCCAGAAGGAATTTAACGAAACAATTATCTAAGATTTTGTAA
- a CDS encoding tetratricopeptide repeat protein translates to MNTKILFLSFMIVFCCSGALFGQKSYKTLVYEGNQKFNGKDYDGASSRYMEAVKSNEKDFTAHYNLGNALYKSKKYEEAKGEFEKAQRLSQTIPDKAAALHNLGNTYMQMNKPEKAADFYKQSLKQDPYNEATRKNFEIAKLKEKENQQKKNKDDKSGKGGGGEDQQKDKDQKGDSKDKGEGQKNEGNSPEGNQPDSNKNNQGKMPKDLQNAILDKVGEKEKETAKRILNKNSYSLPQSNEKDW, encoded by the coding sequence ATGAATACTAAAATTTTATTTTTATCGTTTATGATTGTTTTCTGTTGCTCAGGCGCATTGTTTGGGCAGAAAAGCTATAAGACTTTGGTCTATGAGGGCAATCAGAAATTCAACGGTAAAGATTATGATGGTGCGTCGTCAAGATACATGGAAGCGGTGAAGTCGAACGAAAAAGATTTTACGGCACATTACAATTTGGGTAATGCTTTATATAAAAGCAAAAAGTATGAAGAGGCGAAAGGAGAGTTTGAAAAGGCACAGCGTCTTTCCCAAACAATTCCAGATAAAGCGGCAGCTTTGCATAACTTGGGAAATACGTATATGCAAATGAATAAGCCTGAGAAGGCAGCTGATTTTTATAAACAATCGCTAAAACAAGATCCTTACAATGAAGCAACGAGAAAGAATTTTGAAATTGCCAAATTAAAGGAAAAAGAAAATCAGCAGAAGAAAAATAAAGATGACAAATCCGGCAAAGGCGGCGGAGGCGAAGATCAGCAAAAAGATAAAGATCAAAAAGGCGATTCTAAAGATAAAGGCGAAGGTCAGAAAAATGAGGGTAACAGCCCAGAAGGAAATCAGCCCGATTCTAATAAAAATAATCAGGGCAAAATGCCTAAAGATCTTCAAAACGCAATACTAGATAAAGTAGGCGAAAAAGAAAAAGAAACTGCCAAAAGGATTTTAAATAAGAATTCTTATTCGTTGCCTCAAAGCAATGAGAAAGATTGGTGA
- a CDS encoding DUF58 domain-containing protein, whose protein sequence is MQIKDIIKKVKQIEIRTRKKTEASLMGQYHSAFKGQGMTFSEVRPYQFGDEIRRIDWNKTARFREPFVKVMEEERELTMMILVDISASMDYGTKTQLKREYVAEIAASLGFSAAGNNDKVGLILFADKVYKVIPPQKGRKHILSIISNILTADYIPTVSKIDKSLEYMMGIFKRKSLVFLLSDFGDAYDSKMLRVASKKHQLLGMRIFDEKDNEIPDVGYTLFSDVETGKQVWVNTSNARWRYTFAEAQKQKIRALEEDFANSSASFMNISTGDDYSKLLYHYFQKK, encoded by the coding sequence ATGCAGATTAAAGACATCATAAAAAAAGTAAAGCAAATCGAAATTCGTACTCGTAAGAAGACGGAAGCTTCTTTGATGGGGCAATATCACAGTGCTTTTAAAGGTCAGGGTATGACGTTTTCTGAAGTTCGCCCTTACCAATTTGGTGATGAAATCCGAAGGATTGACTGGAATAAAACTGCACGTTTCCGCGAACCTTTCGTGAAAGTAATGGAGGAGGAGCGCGAATTGACTATGATGATTCTGGTTGATATTTCCGCTTCAATGGACTACGGAACAAAAACCCAACTGAAAAGAGAATATGTCGCAGAAATTGCCGCAAGCTTAGGGTTTTCAGCAGCCGGAAATAATGATAAGGTGGGTTTGATTTTGTTTGCAGATAAAGTTTACAAGGTGATTCCACCACAAAAAGGAAGAAAGCATATTTTGTCAATTATCAGTAATATTCTGACGGCAGATTATATTCCTACGGTTTCTAAAATCGATAAATCTTTAGAATACATGATGGGGATTTTCAAAAGAAAATCGTTGGTGTTTTTACTTTCAGATTTTGGCGATGCTTATGATTCTAAAATGTTACGAGTCGCTTCAAAAAAACATCAGCTTTTGGGAATGAGAATTTTTGATGAGAAAGATAACGAAATTCCTGATGTTGGATATACTCTTTTCAGCGATGTAGAAACCGGAAAACAAGTTTGGGTCAATACTTCAAACGCACGATGGAGATATACATTTGCGGAAGCTCAAAAACAAAAAATTAGAGCTTTGGAGGAAGATTTTGCCAACAGTTCGGCAAGCTTTATGAATATCAGTACGGGCGATGATTACTCAAAATTGTTGTATCATTACTTTCAGAAGAAATAA
- a CDS encoding DUF6263 family protein yields the protein MKNIAALALISLAIISCKKETATITKVDPKTGKTITVEVPADSVAEVKANPAIKDSLGFFTQSFKLEKGKTYPLTTYQRDVKTMTDPSGKTLNGTSESTDEMSFTVNDVKGGVYDITINLIGKRNSQSADGKTIIVDTKLPIPKEDNLKMIWNVNRALTGNKLNMKMDSKGNVISITGFDAIYTKISNALGTLIKDANQKASAVAGLKQSFNEKVLKDQFAKNLTIIPKKGVKIGEKWTTSESADETGKFKVTSNYVLKSVGNGIAEISVNGGIPKKEEKKSQGEMTHSMSSELAQNGTIKFDQNTGWITNQNITVKTTQIETISDGKQSQSMKSVSNSSVMVNPAAK from the coding sequence ATGAAAAATATAGCAGCATTAGCACTCATCTCTTTAGCAATTATTTCTTGTAAGAAAGAGACGGCAACCATCACTAAAGTTGATCCTAAAACCGGAAAAACAATCACCGTTGAAGTTCCTGCAGATTCTGTGGCTGAAGTAAAAGCAAACCCTGCAATCAAAGACTCTTTGGGATTTTTTACTCAATCTTTTAAACTTGAAAAAGGAAAAACTTATCCTCTGACAACTTACCAGAGAGATGTAAAAACGATGACTGACCCATCAGGAAAAACCCTGAACGGAACCAGCGAATCAACCGATGAAATGAGCTTTACCGTAAACGATGTGAAAGGAGGAGTTTATGATATCACCATCAACCTGATCGGAAAAAGAAATTCTCAAAGTGCTGACGGAAAGACAATAATTGTTGATACAAAATTGCCGATTCCTAAAGAAGATAATTTGAAAATGATCTGGAATGTAAATCGTGCTTTGACCGGAAACAAACTGAACATGAAGATGGACAGCAAAGGAAATGTGATTTCTATCACAGGTTTTGATGCTATTTACACAAAAATATCCAATGCATTGGGAACGCTTATCAAAGATGCTAACCAAAAAGCAAGTGCCGTTGCAGGTCTAAAACAAAGCTTTAACGAAAAAGTTTTAAAGGATCAGTTTGCAAAAAACTTAACGATTATTCCTAAGAAAGGAGTTAAAATCGGTGAAAAATGGACAACGAGTGAAAGTGCAGACGAAACTGGAAAATTTAAAGTAACATCAAACTATGTTTTAAAAAGCGTAGGAAATGGCATTGCTGAAATCTCTGTAAACGGTGGAATTCCGAAAAAAGAAGAGAAAAAATCTCAAGGCGAAATGACTCACAGCATGAGCAGTGAACTGGCACAAAACGGAACCATCAAATTTGATCAAAATACAGGTTGGATTACTAATCAGAATATCACGGTAAAAACAACTCAGATTGAAACAATTTCAGACGGAAAACAGTCTCAGAGCATGAAAAGTGTGTCAAATTCTTCAGTAATGGTGAATCCCGCAGCGAAATAA
- a CDS encoding S41 family peptidase → MKKLIIFTFISTLCSVHTFAQADSIQMYVTKALKIMKNKSVNKSKLNWEDIFNKTLAEASKAKTIKETYPSIKNALSSLNDSHSNFYPEEMVRAYTLGYKATGQEFPVIKSELLENQYAYISLPDIGSFNKGDWNLYINTFYVKVNELQKRNPKGWIIDLRGNFGGMLYPMYAAIAPFLDSKNVVGTKDAEGAIEYYNYKNGGFYEGSTATQLFQLTQKEPKAVKKPIAILVNKVTGSSAEFITAAFVGQKNANLIGTNTQGLTSGNQEYKLSDGSFLVLTIGNIVDRTGKEYAKIGEGIFPDIKIEKSTDETKTNEDYLKKAFKFIDGKKKD, encoded by the coding sequence ATGAAAAAACTTATCATCTTCACATTCATATCTACATTATGTTCGGTTCATACTTTTGCTCAGGCAGACAGCATTCAAATGTATGTCACCAAAGCACTAAAGATTATGAAAAATAAATCGGTCAATAAATCTAAACTCAACTGGGAAGATATATTTAATAAGACCTTAGCAGAAGCTTCAAAAGCTAAAACTATTAAAGAAACTTACCCTAGCATAAAAAACGCTTTAAGTTCTTTAAACGACTCTCACTCAAATTTTTATCCTGAAGAAATGGTAAGAGCGTACACTTTAGGGTACAAAGCAACCGGGCAAGAATTTCCGGTTATCAAAAGCGAATTGCTAGAAAATCAATATGCTTACATCAGTTTGCCCGATATTGGCTCGTTCAACAAAGGCGACTGGAATTTGTATATCAACACTTTTTACGTAAAAGTGAATGAATTACAAAAACGCAATCCAAAGGGATGGATTATTGATTTGAGAGGAAATTTCGGAGGGATGCTTTATCCAATGTATGCTGCAATTGCTCCTTTTCTGGACAGTAAAAATGTGGTCGGCACAAAAGATGCTGAGGGTGCGATTGAATACTACAACTATAAAAATGGTGGATTTTATGAAGGCTCCACGGCAACTCAGTTATTTCAATTGACACAGAAAGAGCCAAAAGCCGTAAAAAAGCCGATAGCTATCTTGGTGAATAAAGTTACTGGAAGTTCTGCTGAATTTATCACCGCAGCATTTGTAGGTCAAAAAAACGCAAATCTTATCGGTACAAACACTCAGGGTTTAACATCCGGAAATCAGGAATACAAATTATCAGATGGTTCTTTTCTTGTGCTTACCATCGGAAATATTGTTGACAGAACGGGAAAGGAATATGCTAAAATTGGTGAAGGAATTTTTCCTGATATCAAAATCGAAAAATCAACTGACGAAACTAAAACAAATGAAGATTATTTGAAAAAAGCATTCAAATTTATTGATGGTAAAAAGAAAGATTAA
- the rlmB gene encoding 23S rRNA (guanosine(2251)-2'-O)-methyltransferase RlmB: protein MEDFQHKNSKPEFRNSEPSKKDDFIFGLRPVLEAIEAGKTIDKIFVQNALQGEIYAELKAVLAKYKIRPNYVPVEKLNRFTRKNHQGVVAFISDVPFHKIENIIPELFEEGKVPFILILDRLTDVRNFGAICRTAECVGIHAVVIPEKGGAPINSDAIKTSAGAMYNIKICKENNLAHVVDYLQQSGVAVYAATEKAQKLIYDVNFTEPCAIVMGNEETGISKEVLHHSDEKIKLPIEGKTQSLNVSVACGAILYEAMRQKLVKIN, encoded by the coding sequence TTGGAAGATTTTCAACATAAGAACTCAAAACCTGAATTTAGAAATTCAGAACCTAGTAAAAAAGACGATTTTATATTTGGGCTACGTCCCGTATTAGAAGCGATTGAAGCTGGAAAAACAATTGATAAAATCTTTGTGCAGAATGCTTTGCAGGGGGAAATTTATGCAGAACTGAAAGCGGTTTTAGCAAAATATAAAATTCGTCCGAACTATGTTCCGGTTGAAAAACTGAACCGTTTTACAAGAAAAAACCACCAAGGTGTGGTGGCATTTATTTCAGATGTCCCTTTTCACAAAATTGAAAACATCATTCCCGAATTATTTGAGGAAGGGAAAGTGCCCTTTATATTAATCTTAGACCGATTAACTGACGTCAGAAACTTTGGAGCCATCTGCAGAACAGCAGAATGTGTAGGAATTCATGCCGTTGTCATTCCAGAAAAAGGTGGAGCGCCAATCAATTCTGATGCAATCAAAACTTCTGCGGGAGCGATGTACAATATTAAAATTTGCAAAGAGAATAATTTAGCTCACGTTGTAGATTATCTTCAACAAAGCGGAGTCGCTGTTTATGCAGCAACTGAAAAAGCGCAAAAATTGATTTACGATGTTAATTTCACTGAACCTTGCGCAATCGTGATGGGGAATGAAGAAACCGGTATTTCAAAAGAAGTGCTTCATCATTCTGACGAAAAAATCAAACTTCCGATTGAAGGAAAAACACAGTCACTGAACGTTTCTGTTGCTTGTGGAGCTATTCTTTACGAGGCAATGAGACAGAAATTGGTGAAAATTAATTAA
- a CDS encoding peptide-N-glycosidase F-related protein, producing the protein MYKKLFFLSVLITGFFNSQTTRTNIVSEAVYYDGYAALVSQPVPTGLIRLTNARYARKMTDVELDGFKAKIAMRVTIGALCDNYDRLGSVFLAMVPKNQPTYTINDANVKRIEVARYITPFMNKNVSPLEVPYTYNISNLYNVFHDAALRSTYDMYMELDVFGVPYAAQTEIAGCSGRNDVFTGTLTFFSTNAGATPTSYNNLTPILNYSKLNNYNSTDVPGQTVRITTFNLPNAITDAQFFVISTPHGANAGGEEYVRRDNFTYIDDVQMLTYKPGGTSCEPFRVYNTQGNGIYGSTPSSTADWTAWNNWCPGDAVPIRSFTMTNMTAGTHTLKHTIPAAVFNQQQGDVFLSVYMQSKNSANMDVKDIKSIDVSIYPNPTSDFVNIKSKIDVASMTLFSMDGRKLTENFKESKINISSYNTGVYILNIVLKDGTTFKHKIIKK; encoded by the coding sequence ATGTATAAAAAGCTATTTTTTTTAAGCGTTTTAATCACGGGATTTTTTAATTCACAAACTACAAGAACGAATATCGTTTCCGAAGCAGTTTATTACGATGGTTATGCAGCTTTAGTATCTCAACCTGTACCTACAGGTCTCATTCGGTTAACAAATGCGAGGTATGCGAGAAAAATGACAGACGTTGAGTTGGATGGCTTTAAAGCAAAGATTGCTATGAGAGTAACCATTGGAGCTTTGTGTGATAATTATGACCGATTGGGAAGTGTTTTTTTAGCCATGGTTCCAAAAAACCAACCTACATATACCATAAATGATGCAAATGTGAAAAGGATTGAGGTAGCTAGATACATTACTCCTTTTATGAATAAAAATGTTTCGCCTTTAGAAGTTCCTTACACCTATAATATAAGTAATTTGTATAATGTGTTTCATGATGCAGCATTGCGAAGCACTTACGACATGTATATGGAACTTGATGTTTTCGGTGTTCCTTACGCAGCACAAACTGAAATTGCAGGATGCTCAGGCAGGAATGATGTTTTTACAGGAACACTTACTTTTTTCTCCACGAATGCAGGCGCAACTCCAACAAGTTACAATAACCTCACCCCAATATTAAATTACAGCAAATTAAATAATTATAATAGCACAGATGTCCCAGGACAGACTGTGAGAATTACAACGTTCAATCTACCCAATGCAATTACAGATGCTCAGTTTTTCGTAATATCTACACCTCATGGTGCAAATGCTGGTGGTGAAGAATATGTGAGAAGAGATAACTTCACCTATATAGATGATGTACAAATGCTTACCTATAAACCTGGAGGAACTTCTTGCGAACCATTTAGGGTTTACAATACACAAGGGAACGGAATCTATGGCAGCACCCCTAGTTCAACTGCCGACTGGACTGCCTGGAATAACTGGTGTCCCGGTGATGCTGTGCCTATCAGAAGTTTTACAATGACTAATATGACCGCAGGAACCCACACCCTTAAACATACAATACCAGCAGCTGTTTTCAACCAACAACAAGGAGATGTTTTTCTATCTGTTTACATGCAAAGTAAAAATAGTGCTAATATGGATGTAAAAGACATCAAATCAATAGATGTTAGCATTTACCCTAATCCTACTTCTGATTTCGTTAATATAAAATCAAAAATAGATGTAGCTTCAATGACTCTTTTCAGTATGGATGGAAGAAAACTAACAGAAAATTTTAAAGAAAGTAAAATAAATATTTCTTCATACAACACTGGAGTGTATATTTTAAATATTGTTTTGAAAGATGGTACAACTTTCAAACATAAAATCATCAAAAAATAA